The Microterricola viridarii genome segment GTGGTTCAGATGGCGTAGTCAGAGTTGGGGGAGTCGGAGCCAGGGGATTCTGAAGCGGAGCTGGCGTCGTCCTTGGCGCCCCAGCTCGAGGCGAGGGCTTCCGCGATCACGGCGACTGCGACGGCCCCGGCATCCGGCGAGCCGATGCTGCGCTCTCCGGTGTATGCCGCACGCCCGCGCTTGGCGATCATCGGTGTCGTCGCGTCGGCGGCGGCGCGGGCGGATGCCGCGGCCGACGCCATGACGGCCGCGCCGCCGTCGCCGTTGGCGACGCCTTGCTCGATCGCATCGGTCAGGGGAGCAAGCGCGTCGAGCAGGGTCTTGTCGCCGAGGGACGCCCCGCCGCGCGCCATGATCCCCTCAATCGCCGAGCGCAGCATGGTGACGGCGTCCGCGCCGCCGAGCTCATCGCCGCGGCCCTTCGCGACGGCGGCCGAACGCAGGAAAGCGGTGCCCCAGATCGGCCCGGACGTGCCGCCGATCCGGCCGGTGATCGTGATGCCGACCTTCTGCAGAAACGTGCCGATGTCTGTGCGGTCGTAGCTGTCCCAGTCCTTCAGCACGATCTCGAATCCGCGCGCCAGCGAGAAGCCGAAGTCGCCGTCGCCGACGACGGAGTCGAGGTCGCCGAAGTACTTCTCGTTGTCGACGGCCGTCTGCGCAATGGTGCGCACGATGAACTCGGTGTCGTTGAGGCTCGTCATGTCTCATCCTGTCCTGTGGGCGGCCGCGGGCTCTCGAGCAGCCGGGTGACGGTCGCGAGCGTGATGTGTGGCCCGGGCGCCAGCCCGAGCGGGTCGGCGAGCACGCGGGCCGGCTCGTGGGCATCGCCGAGCGAGCTGACGACGAGGGATGCGCCCGTGAAGTCCTCGTCGGCCGTGTAGCCGCTGACGGTGACGAGGGTGCGGATGCCCGCCGCGAGGGCGGCCTGTGCCCCGTTGCCGCTGTCCTCGACCACGACGGCCTGGTCGGCGTCGATGCCGAGCTCGTGCAGGGCGAGCAGGTAGATGTCGGGGGCGGGCTTCTTGTGCGCCACGATGTCGCCGGCGAACACGCGGAAGTGGACGGCATCCGCCCCGACAGCGTGCTCGAGCACGGCACGCACCGCCGGCTCGGCCGAGGTGGATGCGACGGCCAACTGCCAGCCGGCCGCCGCAGCCTCGGCCACGAGGCGGGCGATGCCGGGGCGGGCGGGCAACGCCCCACTGTCGATGAGCTCGGTGTAGATGGCCGTCTTGCGTTTGTGCCAGGCGGCGAGCAGTTCGCGCTGGCCGTCCGGGTCAGCCGGGAGGCCGTTGGCGGCGACGAACTCCGGCGTGAGCAGGCTCGCCATGCGCTCCTTGCCGCCGCCGATCAGCACCTTGACGGCGTAGTCGTCGTCGCTCCAGCGAACCGGAATGTCGAACTCGGCGAACGTGGCGTTGAACGCCGGCAGGTGGCCGTTGCGCTCCGTGTCGGCCAGCACCCCGTCGCAGTCGAAGATCAGCGCCGGCATGTCACCACGCCTTGCCCGCGCTGCCGAACGTGCCGGCGAGGCCGGTCGTGAGAGCGACGATGTGCGCGCGCACGTCGGCGAACAGCGACGGCGGGTCCCACTTGTTCGCGGCCTCCGCGGTCTTCAGGAAGTTCAGGCTGGAGGTCATGAACTCGATCTTCAGTGCCGTGGAGATGTTGACCTTGGCACAGCCGCGGGCGATGAGGTCGGCGAACTGGGCGTCCGTCATGCCGCTGCCGCCGTGCAGGGCGATGGGCGTCCCGCTGGCCTCGACGAGATCGCTGACCCGCTGGAAGTCGAGGTCGGGGGTGGCCGAGTAGACGCCGTGGGCATTGCCGATCGACGGCGCGAACACGTCGACGCCCGTCGCGCGGATGAAGCCGAGTGCGGTCTCCAGACTCTGCCTGCGCGTCTCGGTGTCCACGCCGATGCCGTCTTCGACGCCCTTGATCGCCTCGATCTCGCCCTCGACGTGGGCACCGTAGCGGCGGGCTTCTGCGACGACCTCGATCGTCTGCCGCTGGTTCTCCTCCACGGGCAGGGTCGAGGCGTCGAAGAGCACCGAGTTCCACCCGATCTCGAGGCACTCGCTGATGACGGCGCGCTCCGGACAGTGGTCGAGGTGCAGTGTCACCGGCACGTCGATGTCTTTCGTCATGGCGGTCCACATCGCGAACAGAACCTCGGCGCCGATCGATTTCACCGTCTTGACGGAGGTCTGCACGATGACGGGGGAGCGGGCCTCGACGGCCCCGGCCAGCACTGCCTCCAGCGTGAG includes the following:
- the dhaL gene encoding dihydroxyacetone kinase subunit DhaL, whose amino-acid sequence is MTSLNDTEFIVRTIAQTAVDNEKYFGDLDSVVGDGDFGFSLARGFEIVLKDWDSYDRTDIGTFLQKVGITITGRIGGTSGPIWGTAFLRSAAVAKGRGDELGGADAVTMLRSAIEGIMARGGASLGDKTLLDALAPLTDAIEQGVANGDGGAAVMASAAASARAAADATTPMIAKRGRAAYTGERSIGSPDAGAVAVAVIAEALASSWGAKDDASSASESPGSDSPNSDYAI
- a CDS encoding HAD-IA family hydrolase, whose translation is MPALIFDCDGVLADTERNGHLPAFNATFAEFDIPVRWSDDDYAVKVLIGGGKERMASLLTPEFVAANGLPADPDGQRELLAAWHKRKTAIYTELIDSGALPARPGIARLVAEAAAAGWQLAVASTSAEPAVRAVLEHAVGADAVHFRVFAGDIVAHKKPAPDIYLLALHELGIDADQAVVVEDSGNGAQAALAAGIRTLVTVSGYTADEDFTGASLVVSSLGDAHEPARVLADPLGLAPGPHITLATVTRLLESPRPPTGQDET
- a CDS encoding class II fructose-bisphosphate aldolase, yielding MAVVSLREIVDTAFQERYGVPAINIVNDLTLEAVLAGAVEARSPVIVQTSVKTVKSIGAEVLFAMWTAMTKDIDVPVTLHLDHCPERAVISECLEIGWNSVLFDASTLPVEENQRQTIEVVAEARRYGAHVEGEIEAIKGVEDGIGVDTETRRQSLETALGFIRATGVDVFAPSIGNAHGVYSATPDLDFQRVSDLVEASGTPIALHGGSGMTDAQFADLIARGCAKVNISTALKIEFMTSSLNFLKTAEAANKWDPPSLFADVRAHIVALTTGLAGTFGSAGKAW